The Candidatus Aegiribacteria sp. genome includes the window GGCAACTGCCAATCAAAAAAAGTTCAAGGCATCCATATTGGATATCGGTCTGATGCAAAGACTCTGTCAGACTCCTGTCGACCTTGAGCTTCAGCGAAAGGATTTACTGGCAATGTTCAGAGGGAAGCTTGCTGAACAATACGTTGCTCAGGAACTTCTTGCTTATCACGGCCCAGATCTTTTCTACTGGTCGCGAGATGCCAGGGGAAGCAGTGCCGAGGTTGATTATCTTCTTACATTCAACGGGAAAATCTATCCGATTGAAGTTAAGTCCGGAGCAGCCGGAAGCTTGAAAAGCCTTCATATGCTGCTGCGAAAATACTCCAACTGTCCCCGGGGTCTGGTTTTGTATGACGGTACATATAAAACCCTTCCGGAACAGAAACTGGAGTATTTACCGTTATATAGCGCCGGCGGGATGTCCGGAGAACGAATTTCTGACATCTGAACAGATACCGGGAAGATGTGGATGTGGTTGATGATCAGTTTGCCAAAACCAGGCAAGTTCGAGACATCAAATAGTGATTTACCAGTAAG containing:
- a CDS encoding DUF4143 domain-containing protein is translated as ATANQKKFKASILDIGLMQRLCQTPVDLELQRKDLLAMFRGKLAEQYVAQELLAYHGPDLFYWSRDARGSSAEVDYLLTFNGKIYPIEVKSGAAGSLKSLHMLLRKYSNCPRGLVLYDGTYKTLPEQKLEYLPLYSAGGMSGERISDI